The region ACGAACCATTCACTAATAAATGTAATCAACAGCACATGCATAGCAACCACAATCCGCCTCGTCTACCTCAGCCTCTCCTCCGAATCCACACTAACATGGACCGTCGTCCCCGTGGTCTTCTGGTCGCTCATCGAGCACGGAATGAACATCCTCTGCGTCGCGGCGTCAACGTGGAAGCCGCTGTTCGTTAGGATGGGGCTGGTTGACCCGCGCGATCGCGACTCGCCTGTGCGTATGAACACCGCAGACCGCGAGGTCTTTGGGGAGTCGACGCCGGTGAGTGAGTCAAATACGAATACAAATACATCCTCGCCGACGAAGTGGGGTGCGCCGATTGCGGGGATTTTTTATGATCGGGAGAAGATAGTAGGTGTTGGGGAGAATGCAGTTATGTTGTCGTCTGCGTCGAGCCGGGGAGATGGAGTTGTTTAAGGGGTGGTAATTTAATAATTGTATGGTTGGTGTTCAAAAAGATGCCCATCTATACCTACTTTATATATGCTTCTCTTCTTGGCAAGGGCTGGTTTCTTTTGTTCAACATTACATCTCTATACCATATTGGTCTCACTCTTCCCTATCACTTAGTCTATATTCATTGGATCTTTCCGCTAAGATAGACTGGCTACTAAGTAGTCTGCTCTGCTCTGTATACTGGCTGCTGCTTAGCCACATCCGTGGCTGGTGTGGCTGAGCCAGTGACGTCACTGTCCAATCACAGTCAGTCACGACCAGTCACGgcgcagtcgcagtctccaATCACCCCCCATTCTCCAGCCTCCCTGAGTCcctcccccttcccctcATGCTTAGCGCCAGGGCCGGCGCTGTTCTACTTCTCTGTCGCGTCCACTAACATCCTTTCCTGTTCCTCTCTCAATCCCTGTATTCAATCCTACGATCTCTCGGCCTTCGCAAGTGCTGCCTCAACTTCCCACCCCACTACCCCGGATCGTACGACCCCTATACCGTCCTCGACAATCATGGTTTCAACGCGCCACCACCCCCGCGAGTACCAGTCGCCCTCCGCCACAAAGGCTTCCACgccgtcctcatcctccgaaAACAACAGCGTCTCGTCCAAGAAATGGGTCCACACGCCAACAACCGCCGTCACGCTTTGgctgctcttctccatcccgcTCGTCCTCTGGGACGCGGCGTACGTGCTGCTGCGCCCGCACTCAATGCCCGGCGGGAAATGGCACGCGCTTTGGTCCGGGTACGCGTGGTACGGGAACGTCGACTACATCTACGGCTGGCCTGCGTATAATGCGAATAACGGCTTCACCGCTGCGCAAACCATCCTGAACCTCGTCGAGACCGCTGGCTACCTGTACTATCTGTATGTTGTGTACGCTCACGGCGCGCCTGCGAGGGGCTCCTCCAAGTCGTCGCGTGGATCTGAAAGTACGCTGTCGTGGCTTCTTGCCGTGGATAAAGTCGTCGCGGGTCGCGTGGGTGCAACTGCATTGCTGGCGGCCTTCAGTTCCTCGGTTGCGACAGTCTCAAAGACTCTGCTTTACTGTAAGTGTGGCGCAAAGTTACGCGACAGTCAGAGATAACGGTTTATAGGGCTGCAGGAATATTTCTCAAACTTTGAGAACATCGGCCATAATGAGTTTTGGCCTCTTGTCGCCTGGGTTCTCCTCAAGTATGTTTTGTCTACTTCATCGCGCGTCTAGTGCTAATCAGCTCGCAGCGGTCTTTGGATTGTGGTTCCTGCTTGGAATCTCCACGTTCTTGGGGAGGAGATT is a window of Aspergillus puulaauensis MK2 DNA, chromosome 4, nearly complete sequence DNA encoding:
- a CDS encoding uncharacterized protein (COG:S;~EggNog:ENOG410PNT6;~TransMembrane:3 (o44-64i163-183o198-219i)), giving the protein MVSTRHHPREYQSPSATKASTPSSSSENNSVSSKKWVHTPTTAVTLWLLFSIPLVLWDAAYVLLRPHSMPGGKWHALWSGYAWYGNVDYIYGWPAYNANNGFTAAQTILNLVETAGYLYYLYVVYAHGAPARGSSKSSRGSESTLSWLLAVDKVVAGRVGATALLAAFSSSVATVSKTLLYWLQEYFSNFENIGHNEFWPLVAWVLLNGLWIVVPAWNLHVLGEEIVSSLTNAAPRSRGRPKAQ